From Actinopolymorpha cephalotaxi, one genomic window encodes:
- a CDS encoding J domain-containing protein, with translation MPVDYYEILEVAPSAGAEQIRAAITAQRRVWVRRQSSPDPERRAYAEQRVRDVDAAEKALLDPAARSAYDEKLARARQAAATAGGATGPGGGVRDRVPAPAPAPGGPRGSSGSGSGGTGSGGQGSSGHRRDPDLHDHLRRGDRYLEQGRWRLAQAEYDYVREREPGNLRALTGLGAAQVGAGKVKEGLAVLQRAAEANPEAEDVKVALATALYEVAVTSVDHWGDGRGTDRPVITSRRQYTLVRRHLRRIRKLGLTDWNVTMYAEELKDLLAEARAPVWVRSRSLRLYLVPLAGAILFVALAHVQSLRVVGACWIVLILVLYVFRHRQPAWKQHRRGYGRGRGGGRGPTYGGTFRKGI, from the coding sequence ATGCCCGTCGACTACTACGAGATCCTCGAGGTCGCGCCGAGCGCCGGCGCCGAGCAGATCCGGGCGGCGATCACCGCGCAGCGCCGGGTCTGGGTGCGCCGCCAGTCCAGCCCGGACCCCGAGCGCCGGGCCTACGCCGAGCAGCGGGTGCGTGACGTCGACGCGGCGGAGAAGGCGCTGCTGGACCCGGCGGCACGTTCGGCGTACGACGAGAAACTCGCCCGGGCCCGGCAGGCCGCGGCGACCGCGGGCGGCGCGACCGGCCCCGGCGGCGGCGTTCGCGACCGGGTGCCCGCGCCGGCCCCCGCACCGGGCGGGCCGAGGGGGTCGAGTGGCTCCGGCTCCGGCGGGACCGGCTCCGGCGGCCAGGGCTCGTCCGGTCACCGCCGCGATCCCGACCTGCACGACCACCTGCGCCGGGGCGACCGCTACCTCGAGCAGGGCAGGTGGCGCCTCGCCCAGGCCGAGTACGACTACGTCCGTGAACGCGAGCCCGGCAATCTCCGCGCGCTCACCGGCCTGGGTGCCGCCCAGGTCGGTGCCGGCAAGGTGAAGGAGGGGCTGGCGGTCCTGCAGCGCGCGGCCGAGGCCAACCCCGAGGCGGAGGACGTCAAGGTCGCGCTGGCCACCGCGCTGTACGAGGTGGCCGTCACCAGCGTCGACCACTGGGGCGACGGCCGGGGAACCGACCGGCCGGTCATCACCTCCCGGCGGCAGTACACCCTGGTCCGCCGGCACCTGCGCCGCATCCGCAAGCTCGGCCTGACCGACTGGAACGTGACGATGTACGCCGAGGAGCTGAAGGACCTGCTCGCCGAGGCCCGCGCCCCGGTGTGGGTGCGCAGCCGCTCGCTGCGGCTGTACCTCGTCCCGCTGGCCGGCGCGATCCTGTTCGTCGCCCTCGCCCACGTGCAGAGCCTGCGGGTGGTGGGCGCGTGCTGGATCGTGCTGATTCTCGTGCTGTACGTCTTCCGCCACCGGCAGCCGGCCTGGAAGCAGCACCGGCGCGGATACGGCCGCGGCCGGGGCGGCGGCCGCGGGCCCACCTACGGCGGAACCTTCCGGAAGGGAATCTAG